In Arachis hypogaea cultivar Tifrunner chromosome 2, arahy.Tifrunner.gnm2.J5K5, whole genome shotgun sequence, a genomic segment contains:
- the LOC112722814 gene encoding uncharacterized protein, which produces MISLPICLGTGADRRSVIADFVVLRDSTAYNIILERKTINDFSAVICIKFLTMKFMTDRGAVGSIRGDLEAAVACDNASLSLRKESKKAAGVFLADLDVRIEDKPRPEPKGDMEKFHIGKSAEQFTFVNKNPPHELKGPLMEVVRANGDLFAWTPSDMLGLDPEVMAHRLAIKSDAKPVAQRRRKISQERANEVAKQMTGLLKTEFIKELEYSTWLSHVVLTRRQGIVFLGFMDAYSGYNQILMHRPDQEKTTFITLGGTYCYKVMPFGLKNAGATYQRLMRKVFHDLIGSTVEVYVHDILVKMAEPSSLIDDL; this is translated from the exons ATGATCTCTCTACCAATCTGCCTGGGAACTGGTGCCGACAGGAGATCGGTTATAGCGGATTTCGTAGTCCTCAGAGACTCCACAGCTTATAATATCATCCTAGAAAGAAAGACCATCAATGACTTCTCAGCCGTAATATGCATCAAATTCCTAACAATGAAGTTCATGACAGACAGAGGAGCTGTCGGCTCCATTAGGGGAGACTTGGAAGCAGCAGTCGCCTGTGATAATGCTAGTCTCTCCTTGAGGAAGGAGTCTAAGAAGGCAGCCGGCGTGTTCTTGGCAGACCTGGATGTAAGGATAGAAGACAAGCCGAGACCCGAACCAAAAGGGGACATGGAGAAATTCCATATAGGAAAATCGGCTGAACAGTTCACCTTTGTAAACAAAAATCCGCCCCATGAGCTCAAGGGCCCCCTCATGGAGGTTGTAAGGGCAAACGGCGACCTCTTCGCTTGGACACCATCAGACATGCTGGGGCTGGATCCCGAAGTCATGGCCCACCGGCTAGCCATCAAATCAGACGCGAAGCCAGTGGCACAACGGCGAAGGAAAATATCCCAAGAAAGGGCCAATGAGGTCGCCAAGCAAATGACTGGGCTACTTAAAACCGAGTTCATCAAAGAACTCGAGTACTCGACATGGCTATCCCATGTCGTCCTA ACTCGGCGGCAGGGTATCGTTTTCCTcggcttcatggacgcatactccggGTATAACCAGATCCTGATGCACCGACCTGACCAGGAGAAGACAACATTCATAACACTAGGGGGCACCTACTGCTACAAGGTAATGCCGTTTGGACTAAAGAACGCAGGGGCCACCTACCAAAGGCTAATGAGAAAAGTCTTCCACGATCTCATCGGTAGCACGGTAGAGGTTTATGTCCATGACATCTTAGTGAAAATGGCAGAACCGAGTAGCCTTATAGACGACCTCTAA
- the LOC112722803 gene encoding uncharacterized protein, translated as MRYDRTKDPQEHLTAFEERMNLEGVGDAVRCRAFPVTLAGPAIRWFNALPQGSITTFMNISESFLARFTTRIAKAKHSINLLGVTQKLGEPTRKFLDRFNDECLEIDGLTDSIASLCLTIGLLNEDFRKHLKTKPVWTIQKIQSVAKEYINDEEVSQVIAANERQLPNPSTRQAPQVDRYKEALRDGTPAKQPKQPPRVGRFTNYTPLTAPIVEIYQQIMDKGILSRPRPLKERTGGNKSLYCNYHKGFGHKTQYYFDLKDALEQAIQEGKLSEFSRLIRELRRREREHSEEDRTRAVKARQEPSGNADNPQLLWSMLWSDATSPPSPNQQQRRMPRSFISRQKVLLLQPEDPP; from the coding sequence ATGAGGTACGACAGGACCAAGGATCCTCAGGAGCACCTAACAGCTTTTGAAGAAAGAATGAACTTGGAAGGAGTAGGTGACGCGGTCAGATGCCGAGCATTCCCTGTGACGCTGGCCGGCCCAGCGATCcgatggttcaacgccctcccacaAGGGTCCATTACGACCTTCATGAACATCTCCGAAAGCTTTCTGGCCCGGTTCACGACACGCATAGCCAAGGCAAAACACTCGATTAACTTGTTGGGGGTCACCCAGAAACTCGGGGAACCGACCAGAAAGTTTCTGGATAGGTTCAACGACGAGTGCTTGGAAATTGACGGCCTCACAGACTCGATCGCTAGTCTTTGTCTAACAATCGGCCTGCTAAACGAGGACTTTAGGAAGCACCTCAAAACTAAGCCTGTGTGGACCATACAGAAAATTCAAAGCGTGGCCAAGGAATACATCAATGATGAAGAAGTAAGTCAGGTCATAGCAGCCAATGAACGGCAGCTCCCTAACCCGTCAACTCGGCAGGCTCCCCAGGTCGATAGATATAAGGAGGCCCTTAGGGACGGAACCCCAGCCAAACAGCCCAAACAACCCCCACGGGTGGGAAGGTTCACAAACTACACGCCACTTACAGCGCCCATAGTGGAAATTTACCAGCAAATTATGGACAAGGGAATCCTGTCCAGGCCCAGGCCATTGAAAGAGAGAACGGGAGGCAACAAAAGCCTGTATTGCAATTATCACAAAGGTTTTGGCCACAAGACACAATATTATTTCGACCTCAAAGATGCCTTGGAGCAGGCCATCCAAGAAGGAAAATTAAGCGAGTTCTCCCGACTTATTCGAGAACTGAGAAGACGGGAACGGGAGCACTCAGAAGAAGATCGCACTCGGGCTGTCAAGGCTAGGCAAGAACCTTCAGGGAATGCAGACAACCCCCAACTTTTGTGGTCAATGTTGTGGTCGGACGCGACATCTCCCCCAAGTCCAAATCAGCAGCAAAGAAGGATGCCGAGATCCTTTATATCTCGGCAGAAGGTTCTATTGCTTCAACCGGAAGACCCCCCATGA